One Rhinoderma darwinii isolate aRhiDar2 chromosome 6, aRhiDar2.hap1, whole genome shotgun sequence DNA window includes the following coding sequences:
- the LOC142656681 gene encoding olfactory receptor 1-like gives MANNCLSVYEFSINDNSKVIDVSLTFRESSIFIFQLCFSHLGYMIIYKDQHLHTPMYLFLCNLSIVDICYTTITAPKLVHMFLSGDYTLSFNQCFTQMYFFGHVATTEDLLLFIMAYDRYVAICNPLHYNCILSKKICLLFMNIAWVSGFLNSTITTFYLSKIPLCYSNTVSQFFCEFKAFDKISCPNAGFQLISYLEALFFGLGPFLCSIISYIKVIIVILHIKSSDGRRKAFSTCSSHLIVLTMYYGTWMSVYIMPPLNDNHIFELTLSVLYTTVTPMLNPLIYSVRNKDVKRALLKMVGCHRRIQSFSR, from the exons CTATGAGTTTAGCATCAATGATAACTCAAAGGTTATTGATGTTTCTCTGACCTTCCGTGAATCCTCAATCTTTATCTTCCAGTTGTGTTTCTCTCATTTAGGTTATATGA tcataTATAAAGATCAGCACTTACATACCCCCATGTATCTATTTCTGTGCAATTTATCCATTGTCGATATTTGCTACACAACCATCACAGCTCCTAAATTGGTTCACATGTTCCTGAGTGGTGACTATACATTGTCCTTCAATCAATGCTTCACCCAGATGTACTTCTTTGGCCATGTGGCTACTACAGAGGACCTCTTGTTGTTCATTATGGCTTATGATCGATATGTCGCCATTTGTAATCCTCTACATTATAATTGTATATTGAGTAAGAAGATTTGTCTTCTGTTCATGAATATTGCCTGGGTTTCTGGGTTCTTAAATTCCACCATTACAACCTTCTACTTATCCAAGATACCATTGTGCTATTCTAATACAGTCTCACAATTCTTCTGCGAATTCAAAGCCTTTGATAAGATTTCCTGTCCGAACGCTGGTTTTCAGCTAATTAGCTACTTGGAAGCTTTATTCTTTGGTCTTGGCCCTTTCCTATGTAGTATAATATCTTATATTAAGGTCATCATTGTTATCTTACATATTAAATCTAGTGATGGAAGAAGAAAGGCTTTCTCCACCTGCTCGTCCCACCTCATAGTCCTCACCATGTATTATGGCACCTGGATGTccgtgtatataatgccaccattAAACGATAACCACATCTTCGAACTGACCCTTTCTGTCCTATATACAACCGTTACTCCCATGTTAAACCCTCTGATATACAGCGTACGGAATAAAGATGTAAAGAGGGCTCTACTAAAAATGGTGGGGTGTCACAGAAGAATACAGTCATTCTCTAGATGA
- the LOC142656682 gene encoding olfactory receptor 1G1-like codes for MDNCKDVSNCDIDQGLDDWCNHIMLSKNQTSSDNFYILPFFLNAEEKFPIFIGFVFIYLFGLLWNGAIIGVITMNAHLHIPMYQFLSNLSLVDMCYTTVTVPKLLDILVSGDNMVTFLQCLSQMFFFALMLTAEVVMLTIMAYDRYIAICIPLHYHQIMSRRICIWFLILAWVFAALNGVFLTSFASTTIWCHAKNIQHFYCDVKALAKISCPNLRYHTVIYIDTILLGFLPFTISLMSYTKILRVILSIASIEGRKKAFSTCSSHLTVLLFFYGTGLCVYFRPPTQYKEEPEQVPDDRLTFNLGVA; via the exons atggacaaTTGTAAGGATGTGAGCAACTGTGACATAGACCAAggtctagatgactgg TGTAACCACATCATGCTCTCCAAGAACCAAACCTCTAGCGACAACTTCTACATTCTTCCATTCTTCCTCAACGCTGAAGAGAAGTTCCCTATTTTCATTGGGTTTGTCTTTATCTACCTCTTCGGTCTGCTGTGGAATGGGGCGATCATCGGGGTCATTACCATGAATGCCCACTTACACATCCCCATGTACCAATTTCTCAGCAACTTGTCATTAGTAGATATGTGCTACACGACGGTCACTGTCCCTAAGCTGCTGGACATCTTAGTGTCCGGGGACAACATGGTGACTTTCCTACAATGCTTGTCCCAAATGTTCTTTTTCGCGCTCATGTTAACTGCTGAGGTAGTTATGTTGACCATCATGGCGTATGATCGCTACATTGCTATATGCATCCCACTACATTACCACCAAATTATGAGCCGGAGGATATGTATTTGGTTCCTGATATTGGCCTGGGTATTTGCTGCTTTGAATGGCGTCTTCTTGACCAGTTTTGCTTCAACCACCATTTGGTGTCACGCCAAGAACATCCAACACTTTTACTGTGATGTAAAAGCTCTGGCCAAAATCTCCTGCCCCAACTTAAGATACCACACAGTCATCTACATTGATACAATTTTGCTTGGGTTCCTCCCATTTACTATAAGTTTAATGTCCTACACGAAGATTCTCAGGGTCATCTTAAGCATTGCTTCCATtgagggcaggaaaaaggccttcTCCACCTGCTCGTCCCACCTCACCGTCCTGCTCTTCTTCTATGGTACAGGACTTTGTGTCTATTTTAGACCCCCAACCCAATACAAGGAGGAACCGGAACAG GTTCCCGACGACCGCTTGACTTTCAATCTAGGTGTCGCATGA
- the LOC142656533 gene encoding E3 ubiquitin/ISG15 ligase TRIM25-like — METPETGKKDETIAVHCSYCIQSSAPAIKTCLHCEASLCDEHIKVHSKSTEHILVEPTTSMKVMNCSIHDKVIEFCCSIDGACICVSCCIIGEHRGHKVDSLKDAFEKRKASFKGALDNLALESEDNEKKLERLLKKRDNMQGAALGVTERVSALFRDMSEQLEALRARAMSEVSRQEQQVMFRVNGLIEQLEKKKDELSLKKNHLEELRNVTNPLTVLRGSSHDEVKRRGSRKASEGDADIHVSTSVDEAPISLILHIGLLNFAESLLELKAIRQFADMKKTDITLDVKTAQNKIVISSDLKSASHSSTSQKYLETPERFKSCQVLSTNEFTSGQHYWEVDVSDAKRWIVGVAFKSIERKIAGNASFIGYNNKSWTLFFQKFLGASHNNIQNTVVSDSPVQGVGIYLDYDAGYLSFYQLNPTRHLHTFTATFYEPLLAAFYIFDNSCVKIRS, encoded by the coding sequence ATGGAGACacctgaaactggaaaaaaagaTGAGACAATCGCGGTCCACTGCAGCTACTGTATCCAGTCATCAGCGCCCGCCATTAAAACATGTCTACACTGTGAAGCTTCTCTGTGTGATGAACATATAAAGGTCCACAGTAAGTCTACGGAGCACATCTTGGTGGAACCCACCACTTCCATGAAAGTCATGAATTGTTCCATCCACGACAAGGTCATCGAGTTCTGCTGTTCTATCGATGGTGCCTGTATCTGTGTGTCCTGTTGTATCATCGGAGAACATCGAGGTCACAAAGTGGACTCACTTAAGGATGCCTTCGAGAAGAGAAAGGCCAGCTTTAAAGGTGCCTTAGACAACTTGGCTTTGGAGAGTGAAGACAATGAGAAAAAACTGGAGAGATTGCTAAAGAAACGCGACAACATGCAAGGGGCAGCTCTGGGAGTCACGGAAAGAGTTTCTGCCCTTTTTCGAGACATGAGTGAACAGCTGGAGGCTCTTCGGGCTAGGGCCATGAGTGAGGTGTCCAGGCAAGAGCAACAAGTTATGTTTCGGGTCAATGGCTTAATAGAACAACTGGAGAAGAAGAAGGACGAGCTCTCTTTAAAAAAGAACCACCTCGAGGAGCTGCGCAATGTGACCAACCCATTAACTGTGCTGAGGGGAAGTTCTCATGACGAAGTCAAACGTAGGGGCTCTCGAAAAGCCAGCGAAGGCGACGCGGATATCCATGTATCTACCAGTGTTGACGAGGCTCCCATCTCCCTCATCTTACACATAGGGCTCTTAAACTTTGCCGAGAGCCTGCTGGAACTCAAGGCCATAAGACAATTTGCAGATATGAAGAAGACAGACATCACGCTGGATGTGAAGACCGCTCAAAATAAAATAGTCATATCCAGCGATCTGAAATCCGCTTCTCACTCCTCAACATCTCAGAAGTATCTGGAAACACCTGAGAGGTTTAAGTCATGTCAAGTCCTAAGCACCAATGAATTTACATCTGGGCAGCATTACTGGGAAGTGGACGTGAGTGACGCCAAGCGGTGGATTGTTGGGGTGGCCTTCAAGAGCATTGAGAGGAAGATCGCTGGTAACGCGTCATTTATTGGATACAACAACAAGTCATGGACTTTATTTTTCCAAAAATTTCTTGGAGCCTCTCACAACAATATACAGAACACAGTGGTCTCCGATTCCCCAGTGCAAGGAGTCGGGATTTACCTAGACTATGATGCTGGGTACCTGTCCTTCTATCAGCTCAACCCGACCAGACACTTGCACACCTTCACCGCAACCTTCTACGAGCCTCTTCTTGCCGCTTTCTACATATTTGACAATAGCTGCGTTAAAATTAGGAGTTAG